One Pararhizobium sp. IMCC3301 DNA segment encodes these proteins:
- a CDS encoding LysR family transcriptional regulator, which produces MYDWNDIRIFLAVAGEGSTLAASKTLNMNQTTVSRRITALEEALGVTLFERDTRGYALTAQGSAMIDVAGHMAAAAGNVSLRAEHLVRASDGKIRVSAAHSVMNIWVLPLVSGFRQLNPDIFFETNAAEHYVSLENGEADIAVRAADTIKGDTLIAKKLLTVHWAVYCSKAYLASHGMPGCVEDMNSHCILSYPEPMMQSVGLLKWLEPQLDPEKIVSTADSIVTMSASLRTESAVGVLPCVEADPIADLVKCFSHDKLVSGLWLVASRESYQDLRVRKFMKYVTEFIAR; this is translated from the coding sequence ATGTATGACTGGAACGATATTCGGATTTTTCTAGCCGTTGCCGGCGAGGGATCGACGCTGGCTGCGTCAAAGACACTGAACATGAACCAGACAACTGTCAGCAGACGGATCACGGCGCTGGAGGAAGCGCTGGGTGTGACACTGTTTGAACGCGATACCCGCGGCTATGCCCTGACCGCGCAGGGGTCCGCCATGATTGATGTGGCCGGCCACATGGCCGCCGCCGCCGGGAATGTGTCACTGCGGGCGGAGCATCTGGTCAGGGCGTCGGACGGGAAAATCCGGGTGTCGGCAGCCCATTCGGTGATGAACATCTGGGTGCTGCCGCTTGTGTCGGGCTTCCGGCAACTCAACCCCGACATCTTTTTTGAAACCAATGCCGCCGAGCATTACGTGTCGCTGGAAAATGGCGAGGCCGACATTGCCGTGCGTGCTGCTGACACCATCAAGGGCGATACACTGATTGCGAAAAAGCTGCTGACCGTGCATTGGGCGGTGTATTGCAGCAAGGCCTATCTTGCCTCACACGGCATGCCGGGATGCGTCGAAGATATGAATAGTCATTGTATTCTCAGCTATCCCGAGCCGATGATGCAGAGCGTGGGGTTGCTGAAGTGGCTGGAGCCGCAACTGGATCCCGAAAAAATTGTCAGCACAGCGGATTCGATTGTCACCATGTCGGCATCCCTGCGCACGGAAAGCGCAGTTGGCGTGCTGCCCTGTGTCGAGGCCGATCCGATAGCCGATCTGGTGAAGTGCTTTTCGCACGACAAACTGGTCAGCGGGCTCTGGCTGGTGGCCTCGCGCGAATCCTATCAGGATTTGCGGGTGCGCAAATTCATGAAATATGTCACCGAATTCATTGCCAGATAG
- a CDS encoding CBS domain-containing protein: MQAQDIMTKKVVSAAPDSTVEQITAAMMKHHISAVPIIDDSGALVGLISEGDLMRRVEGTVKRHKSWWLSLFSDPEESAADFVAMRGRRARDIMTEDVEVVTPDTSAAAIARLLEEKRIKRVPVVENGNLVGIVSRANLLQALAAAPVTTIDAQSGDREKRDIVLGALAEVPGLNPAQLNVVVSGDHVDVWGIAGSDAEEEAARIALDNIEGLGHVSVNLSRIPDYAWGL; the protein is encoded by the coding sequence ATGCAGGCACAGGACATCATGACCAAAAAAGTCGTGTCAGCCGCGCCGGACTCGACTGTAGAACAGATCACCGCTGCGATGATGAAACATCACATCAGTGCGGTTCCGATTATTGATGATAGCGGTGCGCTGGTCGGACTGATCAGTGAGGGTGATCTGATGCGGCGGGTCGAGGGCACAGTCAAACGGCATAAATCGTGGTGGCTGTCGCTGTTCTCCGATCCTGAGGAGTCGGCGGCTGATTTCGTCGCGATGCGGGGCCGTCGCGCCAGGGACATTATGACGGAAGATGTGGAAGTCGTGACGCCGGATACCTCTGCCGCGGCGATTGCGCGGCTGCTGGAAGAAAAGCGGATCAAGCGCGTGCCGGTTGTCGAGAACGGCAATCTGGTGGGCATCGTCAGCCGGGCCAATTTGCTACAAGCCCTTGCAGCTGCGCCCGTGACCACAATTGATGCACAGAGCGGCGACCGCGAGAAGCGAGACATTGTGCTGGGGGCCCTGGCAGAAGTGCCCGGTCTCAACCCGGCTCAACTGAATGTGGTCGTCAGTGGTGACCACGTAGATGTCTGGGGCATTGCCGGGTCTGATGCCGAAGAAGAAGCTGCGCGGATTGCCCTCGACAACATCGAAGGACTCGGGCATGTCTCGGTCAATCTAAGCCGGATTCCCGATTATGCCTGGGGTCTTTGA
- a CDS encoding sulfotransferase domain-containing protein, with amino-acid sequence MTALPTKLREMHNHHIDSTVWNDIKFRDDDIVIATYAKSGTTWMQQIISQLLFEGRTDLPVAEMSPWVDLRIPPKEIKLPEIEKQQHRRFLKTHLPVDALVFSDTAKYIYIGRDGRDVMWSLYNHHATANEMWYDALNNTPGRVGPEIGKPPATAAEYFEHWLDNDGAPFWPYWENIRSWWEIRDLANVKLVHFADLKRDLPEGIKAIAEFLDIEIAPETMDDILQHCSFEYMKANATASVPLGGAFWEGGARTFIHKGRNGRWVDELSPQVSDRYSARAEQELGQDCARWLAEGTLR; translated from the coding sequence ATGACCGCCCTGCCCACAAAGCTCCGCGAGATGCACAATCATCATATCGACAGCACGGTGTGGAACGACATCAAATTCCGTGACGACGATATTGTCATAGCAACCTATGCCAAATCCGGCACAACCTGGATGCAGCAGATTATCAGCCAGTTGCTGTTTGAGGGGCGCACTGATCTGCCCGTCGCCGAAATGTCGCCCTGGGTTGATTTGCGCATTCCGCCAAAGGAAATCAAACTTCCAGAAATTGAAAAGCAGCAGCATCGCCGCTTTCTGAAAACCCATCTGCCGGTCGATGCGCTGGTTTTTTCCGACACTGCCAAATACATCTATATCGGAAGGGATGGCCGCGATGTGATGTGGTCATTGTACAACCATCATGCCACAGCCAATGAAATGTGGTACGACGCGCTGAATAATACGCCTGGTCGCGTCGGCCCGGAAATCGGCAAACCACCAGCCACTGCTGCGGAATATTTCGAACACTGGCTCGACAATGATGGTGCGCCGTTCTGGCCCTATTGGGAGAATATCCGCAGCTGGTGGGAGATCCGCGACCTGGCCAATGTGAAGCTGGTCCATTTTGCCGATCTGAAGCGCGATCTGCCGGAAGGGATCAAAGCAATTGCCGAGTTCCTGGATATCGAGATCGCTCCGGAAACCATGGATGACATCCTGCAGCATTGCTCGTTTGAATACATGAAAGCAAATGCCACAGCATCCGTGCCGCTGGGGGGTGCGTTCTGGGAAGGTGGCGCCAGAACTTTTATTCACAAGGGCCGCAATGGCCGCTGGGTCGACGAGCTAAGCCCGCAGGTGAGCGACCGGTATAGCGCCCGCGCCGAGCAGGAACTGGGTCAGGACTGCGCCCGATGGCTGGCTGAAGGCACCTTGCGCTGA
- a CDS encoding DUF6629 family protein — protein MCLSAEVSFSASVFLVGGGAFASWKAWQINRRYLPVALMPLFAGLQQFMEGNVWLGVNGGDPFTILWGAMGFIFFTWFMWPIWIPISIYVLEPPDSPRKKLFLVFSAIGILFGLLLYVPHVLNPEWVEVQVNQDSLAYEGTMLLDYLMPRWVTYFIYLFLIIVPPLMSRYLHVRYFGLTIIAVVIIDVTLLRYAYISFFCLLAGLGTLHLIYIILRNKCARECPVLFA, from the coding sequence ATGTGTCTGTCTGCAGAAGTCAGTTTTAGCGCCAGTGTCTTTTTGGTGGGGGGCGGCGCATTTGCCAGCTGGAAAGCCTGGCAGATCAACAGGCGTTATCTGCCGGTTGCGCTGATGCCTTTATTCGCCGGCCTTCAGCAATTCATGGAGGGAAATGTCTGGCTGGGCGTGAACGGCGGCGATCCCTTCACGATTTTATGGGGGGCGATGGGTTTTATCTTCTTCACATGGTTCATGTGGCCGATCTGGATTCCGATCTCGATCTACGTTCTTGAGCCGCCGGACAGCCCGCGCAAAAAGCTGTTTCTGGTATTCTCCGCGATCGGTATCCTGTTCGGTCTTCTGCTGTATGTGCCGCATGTGTTGAACCCGGAATGGGTCGAGGTCCAGGTCAATCAGGATTCCCTGGCCTATGAGGGTACGATGCTGCTAGACTATCTGATGCCGCGCTGGGTCACCTATTTTATTTATCTGTTTCTGATTATCGTTCCACCGCTGATGTCACGCTATCTACATGTGCGTTATTTCGGTCTGACGATCATCGCCGTGGTGATCATCGACGTGACGCTGCTGCGCTATGCCTATATCTCGTTCTTCTGCCTGCTGGCAGGGCTCGGGACGCTGCATCTGATCTACATCATATTACGCAATAAATGCGCCCGTGAATGTCCCGTTCTCTTCGCCTGA
- a CDS encoding cation-transporting P-type ATPase, producing MTVIQRNLATDEISAAPQGERAWHAVSVDEALAFQQSGATGLSEEQARDRLARFGPNLLPPTKRRGALLRFFAQFHDVMIYVLIGAGAVTALLGHWLDALVILAVVMVNAVIGFVQEGKAENALNAIRNMLAPKASIIRQGQRRTVPGSELVPGDIVLFEAGARVPADLRLTEASSLRIEEAVLTGESVAVEKSTLAVGKTVALGDRSSMAFSGTLVSYGQGKGVVVATGADTEIGRISSMLAEVTTLQTPLTRQMGVFARWLTGSVLGIAVLVLMFGLLVRDYSFSEIFIAVVGLTVAAIPEGLPAILTITLAIGVQGMARRNAIVRRLPAIETLGSVSVICSDKTGTLTRNEMAVVSIATARHRFTVSGAGYAPHGEFASEGQAVEAGNHPVLREIARAGLLCNDASLNQLNDRWTIEGDPMEGALVALAGKAGLDENTETSALPRSDVIPFDARHRFMAVLLHSPGGEGVIYVKGAPERMLQMCGQQRGSNGDELLDTDYWQSQVEEIAARGQRVLAIAVKATGRPHPALSVDDVESGLTMLGLFGLIDPPRAEAIAAVAECRSAGIDVKMITGDHAGTARAIARQLGLENPDAVLTGHAIDTLDDETLRRRVQDTAVFARTSPEHKLRLVMALQASGEVVAMTGDGVNDAPALKRADVGIAMGRNGSEAAKEAAEMVLADDNFATIAEAVRTGRTVYDNLKKAILFILPTNGGEALVMMAAILLGSTLPITPVQILWVNMVTAVTLALAFAFEPAEPDIMRRPPRAAGEAILSGFLIWRVGFVSTLFLGVLSGMFALVQAQGANVEEARTIVVNTLVVLEIFYLFSVRYLKAPSITWHGIVGTPAVLIAVGAVSALQIAFTYAPFMRTFFDTRPLSFAQGAQIIAAGVVVLLILEIEKRIYAAMTRRHQQ from the coding sequence ATGACGGTGATACAGCGTAATCTTGCAACGGACGAAATCTCCGCAGCACCGCAAGGCGAGCGGGCCTGGCACGCTGTTTCCGTTGATGAAGCCCTGGCGTTTCAGCAATCCGGTGCGACCGGTCTTAGCGAAGAGCAGGCGCGCGATCGTCTGGCCCGGTTCGGTCCCAACCTGTTGCCGCCGACAAAACGGCGCGGAGCGCTTCTAAGGTTTTTTGCGCAATTTCATGATGTCATGATCTATGTGCTGATCGGTGCCGGCGCGGTGACCGCATTGCTGGGCCACTGGCTCGACGCGCTGGTCATTCTGGCCGTTGTCATGGTCAATGCGGTGATCGGCTTTGTGCAGGAAGGCAAGGCGGAAAATGCGTTGAATGCGATCCGCAATATGCTGGCACCGAAGGCCAGCATTATCCGCCAGGGCCAGCGCCGCACCGTGCCGGGCAGTGAGCTGGTGCCGGGCGATATTGTGCTGTTTGAAGCGGGCGCGCGGGTGCCCGCTGATCTGCGGCTGACAGAGGCCAGCAGCCTGAGAATCGAAGAAGCGGTGCTGACCGGTGAATCTGTTGCAGTAGAGAAATCGACGCTGGCGGTTGGCAAAACCGTGGCGCTTGGGGACCGTAGTTCAATGGCGTTCAGCGGCACGCTGGTGAGCTATGGCCAGGGAAAAGGCGTCGTCGTTGCCACCGGGGCCGACACAGAGATTGGCCGGATCAGTTCGATGCTGGCGGAGGTGACGACACTGCAGACGCCGTTGACACGGCAGATGGGCGTGTTTGCCAGGTGGTTGACAGGGTCTGTCCTGGGCATCGCCGTCCTCGTGCTGATGTTCGGCCTGCTGGTTCGCGACTACAGTTTCAGCGAGATTTTCATCGCTGTGGTCGGGCTGACAGTTGCTGCTATTCCGGAAGGGCTTCCGGCGATCCTGACCATTACCCTTGCCATTGGTGTGCAGGGCATGGCACGGCGCAACGCCATTGTCCGGCGCCTGCCGGCCATCGAGACACTTGGATCGGTCTCGGTGATCTGTTCTGACAAGACCGGCACCCTGACACGCAACGAAATGGCGGTCGTTTCAATTGCAACCGCCAGACACCGGTTCACAGTGAGCGGTGCTGGCTATGCGCCGCATGGCGAATTTGCGTCGGAGGGGCAGGCAGTTGAGGCCGGCAACCACCCGGTGCTGCGTGAAATCGCCCGTGCGGGGCTGCTGTGCAATGATGCCAGCCTCAATCAGCTAAATGACCGATGGACCATTGAGGGCGATCCGATGGAAGGTGCTCTGGTTGCTCTTGCCGGTAAGGCCGGGCTGGACGAGAACACCGAAACCAGTGCTCTGCCGCGCAGTGACGTTATTCCGTTTGATGCCCGGCACCGCTTTATGGCGGTTCTGCTGCACAGCCCGGGCGGTGAGGGGGTCATCTACGTCAAGGGAGCGCCGGAACGTATGCTGCAGATGTGCGGGCAACAGCGTGGCAGCAATGGCGATGAGCTGCTCGACACAGATTACTGGCAGTCTCAGGTCGAAGAAATTGCAGCTCGTGGCCAGCGGGTCCTCGCCATTGCGGTGAAGGCCACCGGCAGGCCGCATCCGGCGTTGTCCGTCGACGATGTTGAATCCGGACTGACCATGCTTGGCTTGTTCGGCCTGATCGACCCGCCGCGTGCAGAGGCCATTGCTGCCGTTGCTGAATGCCGGAGCGCAGGGATCGATGTGAAGATGATCACCGGCGATCATGCCGGGACAGCAAGGGCGATCGCCCGGCAGCTTGGCCTGGAAAATCCGGATGCAGTCCTGACCGGCCACGCAATTGACACGCTGGATGATGAAACCCTGCGGCGCCGGGTTCAGGACACAGCGGTGTTTGCACGCACCAGCCCGGAGCACAAATTGCGCCTGGTGATGGCCCTGCAGGCCAGCGGTGAAGTGGTCGCGATGACCGGTGACGGCGTCAATGATGCACCGGCACTGAAACGCGCCGATGTGGGAATTGCGATGGGACGCAATGGCAGCGAAGCGGCGAAGGAGGCGGCGGAGATGGTGCTTGCCGACGATAATTTCGCGACGATTGCAGAGGCTGTCCGCACTGGCCGGACCGTCTATGACAATCTGAAAAAGGCAATTCTGTTTATCCTGCCGACCAATGGCGGCGAGGCGCTTGTCATGATGGCGGCCATTCTGCTCGGCTCCACCTTGCCGATCACACCGGTGCAGATTTTGTGGGTGAATATGGTTACGGCGGTCACCCTGGCGCTGGCGTTTGCCTTTGAACCGGCCGAGCCTGATATCATGCGCCGTCCGCCACGGGCTGCCGGAGAAGCCATACTCTCGGGGTTTCTGATCTGGCGTGTGGGGTTCGTCTCGACCCTGTTTCTCGGTGTTCTCTCCGGCATGTTCGCGCTGGTGCAGGCGCAGGGCGCGAATGTTGAGGAAGCCCGCACCATTGTCGTCAACACGCTTGTGGTGCTTGAGATATTTTATCTTTTCAGCGTGCGCTATTTGAAAGCGCCGTCAATCACCTGGCATGGCATTGTGGGAACGCCCGCCGTGCTGATCGCCGTGGGGGCGGTGAGCGCGCTGCAGATCGCGTTCACCTATGCGCCTTTCATGAGAACATTTTTTGACACCCGCCCATTGAGCTTTGCCCAGGGCGCTCAGATCATCGCCGCAGGGGTTGTGGTTCTGCTGATCCTGGAGATAGAGAAGCGAATTTATGCGGCGATGACCCGCAGACATCAGCAATGA